CCCTGTGGACTACCCCCATACCCTTGCCGACGCCCTTGAGCGCATCGGTGACTTCTTTGAAAAGGCTCATGGCAACCTGCGCTTTCGTCTCACCTTCAACTACCTCACGCTCTGCACGAGCTTGATGCTCATTCTGAGCCAGTCATTGACGAGCACCCCTAAGTCGATCCCTTTTTCTTCCGCAAGCTTGCGGAGGGTCTCGTTCACGTCGGGCTCGAGGTAAACTGGCAAGCTGAATGCGGCCTCGGAGTCATAAAACTTGCCGCGCTCACCTTTGGAAAAGTCGTATGCGTCCTTCACGGCATCTTTCTTTAGCGCTACCGGCCTTGCCATAGCACCTCCCATCACCTTGAGGTACGGTCCAGCCCTGCTCCGGCTGCGACGGTAGGCTTCGGCGCCAACGAGACGAGTTCTCTCCCGCTTTCGGCCTCTCGACGTTTCAAGTCTTCGTACATCGCCTTCCAATCGCCACCGAACCTCTTGGCATAGGCTTCCCTTGCGGCTCGCACTTCCTCTACGATAGGGTCTTGCCACATGTCTAGTCCTCCATGAGTTCTTGCGGTGAGCAGATGATTGAAGTTTATAGTCCCCTACACGAAACGCCTTCATCCTCCAAACCCTCTGAACACCAGCCGCATCGCCACCGCCACCAGCAGCCCCACGAAGGACAGCGGGATGAGCCCTTTCCAGCAGAGCTCCATCAACTGGTCGTCACGGAATCTCGGCAGGGTCGCGCGAATCCACATGATCAGCCATGACAAGACGGCGGTCTTGAGCAAAAACCACATCATGCCGTAGAAGTTGGAGAGGAAGCCGCCGAAGTCGCGCAAGACCGTGCCCGGCTCGCCCAGGTTCGCCAGGACCACCGCCAGGTCGAAGAGGCCCGCGAAGGGCTGGTGGTAGCCGCCGAAAAAGAGCACCACGGCGATGGCCGGGAGCAGGAACAGCTCGGCGAACTCGGCGACGAAGAAGAAGCCGAAGCGCATGCCCGAATACTCGGTGTTGAAGCCCGCCACCAGTTCCGATTCCGCCTCAGGCAGGTCGAAGGGCGTCATCTTGATCTCGGCCAGGCTCGAGACCAGATACACCGCCGCCGGGATGAAGAGCGGGAAGACCGTCCAGACAAACCGCTGCGACTCGACGATGACCAGGAGGTTGAGGGAGCCGACCCAGACCGCGACGCTGAGGAGCGACAGCGCCAGCGGCACCTCGTAGGAGATGAGCTGCGCCGCCGCGCGCAAGCCCCCCAGCAGGCCGTATTTGTTCGACAGGCTCCAGCCCGCCGCCAGAACGCCGTAGGCGCCGATGGTCCCGGCAGCGACGATGAAGAGCAGGCCGACGCTCAAGTTCGCCAGCACCCAGGTTGGCGCGAAGGGGATCACCGCCATGAGCAAAAAGGCCGAGACGAAGACCA
This genomic stretch from Deinococcota bacterium harbors:
- the nuoH gene encoding NADH-quinone oxidoreductase subunit NuoH, which gives rise to MALPRIPIPQDRHFRPKLVGYRAVRRNRLAEAAGYGLLFAAFIAVIVFLFATLPWLLRLPGSPLAAGGVFTTAGLVVYGVLAAVMSFLVVAIAALILILALRKYLARVQNREGPLHNGPGGAFQTVADAVKLVAKEDFVPGQADHLVFTLAPAMVFVSAFLLMAVIPFAPTWVLANLSVGLLFIVAAGTIGAYGVLAAGWSLSNKYGLLGGLRAAAQLISYEVPLALSLLSVAVWVGSLNLLVIVESQRFVWTVFPLFIPAAVYLVSSLAEIKMTPFDLPEAESELVAGFNTEYSGMRFGFFFVAEFAELFLLPAIAVVLFFGGYHQPFAGLFDLAVVLANLGEPGTVLRDFGGFLSNFYGMMWFLLKTAVLSWLIMWIRATLPRFRDDQLMELCWKGLIPLSFVGLLVAVAMRLVFRGFGG